Proteins encoded together in one Anguilla anguilla isolate fAngAng1 chromosome 9, fAngAng1.pri, whole genome shotgun sequence window:
- the LOC118236257 gene encoding AP-1 complex subunit sigma-1A-like isoform X2, giving the protein MMRFMLLFSRQGKLRLQKWYTPTAERDKKKMVRELMQVVLARKPKMCSFLEWRDLKIVYKRYASLYFCCVVEEQDNELITLEIIHRFVELLDKYFGSVCELDIIFNFEKAYFILDEFLMGGEIQDTSKKSVLKAIEQADLLQEEDESPRSVLEEMGLA; this is encoded by the exons ATGCGCTTCATGCTGCTGTTCAGCCGGCAGGGGAAGCTGCGGCTGCAGAAGTGGTACACGCCCACTGCGGAGCGGGACAAGAAGAAGATGGTGCGCGAGCTCATGCAGGTGGTGCTGGCCCGCAAGCCCAAGATGTGCAGCTTCCTGGAGTGGAGGGACCTGAAGATCGTCTACAAGAG gtatGCCAGCCTGTATTTCTGCTGTGTGGTGGAGGAGCAGGATAACGAGCTCATCACCCTGGAGATCATCCACCGCTTTGTGGAGCTGCTGGATAAGTACTTCGGCAGC GTGTGCGAGTTGGACATCATCTTTAACTTTGAGAAGGCCTACTTCATCCTGGACGAGTTTCTGATGGGCGGGGAGATCCAGGACACGTCCAAGAAGAGTGTCCTGAAGGCCATCGAGCAGGCGGACCTgctgcaggag gaggACGAGTCTCCTAGAAGTGTGCTGGAGGAGATGGGGCTGGCGTAG
- the LOC118236257 gene encoding AP-1 complex subunit sigma-1A-like isoform X1: MWPSPLVRVTAQTLAAMRFMLLFSRQGKLRLQKWYTPTAERDKKKMVRELMQVVLARKPKMCSFLEWRDLKIVYKRYASLYFCCVVEEQDNELITLEIIHRFVELLDKYFGSVCELDIIFNFEKAYFILDEFLMGGEIQDTSKKSVLKAIEQADLLQEEDESPRSVLEEMGLA; encoded by the exons ATGCGCTTCATGCTGCTGTTCAGCCGGCAGGGGAAGCTGCGGCTGCAGAAGTGGTACACGCCCACTGCGGAGCGGGACAAGAAGAAGATGGTGCGCGAGCTCATGCAGGTGGTGCTGGCCCGCAAGCCCAAGATGTGCAGCTTCCTGGAGTGGAGGGACCTGAAGATCGTCTACAAGAG gtatGCCAGCCTGTATTTCTGCTGTGTGGTGGAGGAGCAGGATAACGAGCTCATCACCCTGGAGATCATCCACCGCTTTGTGGAGCTGCTGGATAAGTACTTCGGCAGC GTGTGCGAGTTGGACATCATCTTTAACTTTGAGAAGGCCTACTTCATCCTGGACGAGTTTCTGATGGGCGGGGAGATCCAGGACACGTCCAAGAAGAGTGTCCTGAAGGCCATCGAGCAGGCGGACCTgctgcaggag gaggACGAGTCTCCTAGAAGTGTGCTGGAGGAGATGGGGCTGGCGTAG